The following proteins are co-located in the Blastopirellula sediminis genome:
- a CDS encoding aminotransferase class I/II-fold pyridoxal phosphate-dependent enzyme: MSSESGHPIGGETPFKVEYAQRVYRLPPYMFGRINALLYEKRVAGHDVIDLGMGNPSDPPQEFVMEKMCEAVRDERNHGYSKSNGIRNLRREVAGKYLKKYGVRLDPESEIIACLGSKEGFSHMCLAMMGPGDTAIVPAPYFPVHTYAVALASGNVIALEVGDSEKFLQNIAYTCEHLYPKPKLLIICYPHNPSTVTVEPEFFVEVVKLAKRYGFMVISDFAYADIAFDGYKPPSFLSAPGASSVGVEFTTMSKGYNMAGWRVGFCAGNAEMIKGLATIKGYYDYGMFQAIQIAAIVALREGDAAVEEQSRIYESRRDVLVDGLTRLGWGVTPPKAGMFVWAKIPDVWMQRMNTMDFAMMLLEKGDVAVSPGSGFGPCGEGYVRMAMVENEERLRQAVRQIGRCLKQEEKELVSAQS; the protein is encoded by the coding sequence ATGAGCTCCGAATCCGGCCACCCCATCGGTGGCGAGACCCCCTTTAAAGTCGAATATGCGCAGCGCGTTTACCGCCTGCCCCCTTACATGTTCGGCCGCATCAACGCCTTGTTGTACGAAAAGCGGGTCGCCGGACATGACGTCATCGACCTGGGGATGGGGAACCCGTCCGATCCGCCGCAAGAATTCGTCATGGAAAAGATGTGCGAAGCGGTCCGGGACGAGCGGAACCATGGCTACAGCAAGTCGAACGGCATTCGCAACTTGCGCCGTGAAGTCGCCGGCAAGTACCTGAAAAAATACGGCGTACGCCTGGACCCTGAGTCGGAAATTATCGCCTGCCTTGGCTCGAAGGAAGGTTTCTCGCACATGTGCCTGGCGATGATGGGCCCTGGCGACACCGCGATTGTGCCGGCGCCCTATTTCCCGGTGCACACCTATGCCGTCGCCTTGGCTTCCGGGAACGTCATCGCGCTCGAAGTGGGCGATAGCGAGAAGTTTCTCCAAAATATCGCTTACACATGCGAACACCTTTATCCGAAACCGAAGCTGCTGATCATCTGCTATCCCCACAACCCGTCGACCGTGACGGTCGAGCCCGAGTTCTTCGTTGAAGTGGTGAAGCTGGCGAAGCGGTACGGATTCATGGTGATTAGCGACTTCGCCTACGCCGATATCGCCTTTGACGGTTATAAGCCTCCCAGCTTCCTGTCGGCGCCTGGTGCGTCGTCGGTCGGCGTCGAATTCACGACGATGAGCAAGGGATACAACATGGCGGGCTGGCGCGTCGGCTTCTGTGCCGGCAACGCCGAAATGATCAAAGGTCTCGCCACGATCAAGGGTTACTACGATTACGGCATGTTCCAGGCGATCCAGATCGCCGCGATCGTTGCTCTCCGCGAAGGGGACGCCGCGGTCGAAGAACAGAGCCGCATTTACGAGAGCCGCCGCGACGTGCTGGTCGACGGCCTGACGCGACTCGGCTGGGGCGTGACGCCGCCAAAAGCTGGAATGTTCGTCTGGGCGAAGATTCCGGACGTCTGGATGCAGCGGATGAATACCATGGATTTCGCCATGATGCTGCTGGAAAAGGGTGACGTCGCCGTCAGCCCCGGTAGCGGCTTTGGCCCGTGCGGCGAAGGTTACGTCCGCATGGCGATGGTCGAAAACGAAGAACGCTTGCGTCAGGCGGTCCGTCAGATCGGTCGCTGCCTGAAGCAGGAAGAAAAAGAGCTGGTCAGTGCCCAGTCCTAA
- the carA gene encoding glutamine-hydrolyzing carbamoyl-phosphate synthase small subunit has protein sequence MTQPIAKLALEDGTVFTGLSLGAEGEVDGEVCFNTSMTGYQEILTDPSYRGQILTMTYTQIGNYGVNTEDMESSKTHMSGFIVRECSRRVSNFRANKSLDEFLKENNVVGLTGIDTRALVRRLRNSGAMKGVLSTIDLDDASLVEKARNSAGLVGRDLVKEVMPAEGSDWSEKLSPWVKMGDRNRAEKSRSELDLHVVALDFGMKWNIPRHLQDMGCKVTVMPGSSTAEEVLAQNPDAVFLSNGPGDPEPLVGPIETIRGLLGKKPIFGICLGHQLLSLACGAKTFKLKFGHRGANQPVLDVTTNKVEITSQNHGFAVEEESLPDCLEITHRNLNDNTIAGVQHKTLPAFSVQYHPEASAGPHDSEYLFERFRELVTGQRV, from the coding sequence ATGACGCAACCGATCGCGAAACTGGCGCTGGAAGACGGAACCGTTTTTACTGGTCTTTCTTTGGGTGCTGAGGGAGAAGTCGACGGGGAAGTTTGCTTCAACACGTCGATGACCGGTTATCAGGAAATCCTGACCGATCCTAGCTATCGTGGCCAAATTTTGACCATGACCTACACGCAGATCGGTAATTACGGGGTGAATACCGAGGACATGGAGAGCTCCAAGACGCACATGTCCGGATTTATCGTGCGTGAATGTAGTCGACGCGTCAGCAACTTCCGCGCGAACAAGTCGCTCGACGAATTCCTGAAAGAAAACAACGTCGTTGGACTCACCGGGATCGATACGCGAGCTCTCGTTCGACGCTTGCGTAACAGTGGCGCCATGAAAGGCGTTCTCTCGACGATCGACCTGGATGACGCTTCGCTGGTCGAAAAAGCTCGCAACAGCGCCGGTCTGGTCGGCCGTGACCTTGTGAAAGAGGTCATGCCGGCGGAAGGATCTGACTGGAGCGAAAAGCTGAGCCCGTGGGTGAAGATGGGGGACAGAAATCGAGCCGAGAAATCGCGCAGCGAACTTGACCTGCACGTCGTCGCTCTCGATTTCGGCATGAAATGGAATATCCCGCGGCATCTGCAGGACATGGGCTGCAAAGTAACCGTGATGCCTGGCTCTTCGACTGCGGAAGAAGTGCTAGCGCAAAACCCAGACGCCGTCTTCCTGTCGAATGGCCCTGGCGATCCGGAACCGCTGGTCGGCCCGATCGAAACGATTCGAGGCCTCTTGGGCAAGAAGCCGATCTTTGGCATTTGCTTGGGGCATCAGCTGCTGTCGCTGGCCTGCGGCGCGAAGACCTTCAAGTTGAAGTTCGGTCATCGCGGCGCCAATCAGCCCGTTTTGGACGTCACGACCAACAAGGTCGAAATCACGTCGCAAAACCATGGCTTCGCCGTCGAAGAAGAGTCGCTTCCCGATTGCCTGGAAATCACCCATCGCAATCTGAACGACAACACCATCGCCGGCGTGCAGCACAAGACGCTGCCTGCATTCAGTGTGCAGTACCATCCAGAAGCTTCGGCCGGTCCGCATGATAGCGAGTACCTGTTCGAGCGATTCCGCGAACTGGTGACCGGGCAGCGCGTCTAG
- a CDS encoding carbon starvation CstA family protein: MSTLIVAALSFFGFILAYHTYGRWLGRKIFRLDHEAVTPSHQLRDDVDYVPTNREVVFGHHFTSIAGTGPIVGPAIAVFWGWLPALLWVVFGSIFVGAVHDFGALVVSLRNRGQTIGEVAGRLINPRAKFLFLMVLALALTVVLAIFGLVIALIFAKYPQSVLSVWVEVPVAIAIGYYVCRKGGNLLWPSLAALVVMYGAIVIGVYWLPIDLTQLLGVNLLTPAEMPADATWWQYYGNAVVIWTVILLIYCFIASVMPVWTLLQPRDYINSHELVLALFLLGLGLVVASLTGAANLFASAPPVAENIPLDAPPIFPFLFITIACGACSGFHCLVSSGTSSKQVANEKDAQYVGYGAMLLEGALAVVVILACCAGVGMGRYERTPDGTYQAVMTAEGQPMVGRASWEARYDASAGWAKFNNLGNMVGAFVDGGANFLTAIGIPLRLGLGIMAVLVASFAATTLDTATRLQRYVLQELFASSPVTKPLSDKYIATGIAVGLGGLVAIFAGNSPGAGGMLLWPLFGAVNQLLAGMALMVTIFYLWRRKIPVWFALPPMILMLFLPAIATLWNMFNGDTAWFIEKYPQLAWLGEFFRGDTGFFWNGKYLLFGFSVGTLILQAWMMVEAVLMWPKAKGVLEEALPPLTGAAEAGVAPEYATAGGQN, from the coding sequence ATGTCGACGCTGATTGTCGCTGCGCTCTCTTTCTTTGGCTTCATCCTCGCCTACCACACCTATGGACGTTGGCTTGGTCGAAAGATTTTTCGACTCGATCACGAGGCGGTCACCCCCAGTCACCAATTGCGCGATGACGTCGACTACGTGCCGACCAATCGCGAAGTCGTCTTCGGACACCACTTCACCAGCATCGCCGGAACGGGACCGATCGTCGGCCCCGCGATCGCCGTCTTTTGGGGTTGGCTCCCTGCCCTGCTCTGGGTCGTTTTCGGCTCGATCTTCGTCGGCGCCGTACATGACTTCGGGGCGCTTGTCGTTTCGCTACGCAATCGCGGGCAAACGATCGGCGAAGTCGCTGGCCGTCTGATCAATCCACGGGCAAAGTTCCTGTTCCTGATGGTCCTGGCTTTGGCTCTGACCGTGGTGTTGGCGATCTTCGGTCTGGTGATCGCCCTCATCTTCGCCAAATATCCGCAGTCGGTTCTCTCGGTCTGGGTCGAAGTTCCAGTCGCGATTGCGATCGGCTACTACGTTTGCCGCAAGGGAGGAAACCTCCTCTGGCCGTCGCTCGCCGCCCTGGTGGTGATGTACGGCGCGATCGTCATCGGCGTTTATTGGCTGCCGATCGACCTGACTCAGTTGCTGGGCGTGAACTTGTTGACCCCGGCCGAGATGCCGGCCGATGCGACCTGGTGGCAGTACTACGGCAACGCGGTCGTGATCTGGACGGTGATCCTGTTGATCTACTGCTTTATCGCGTCGGTAATGCCGGTCTGGACGCTGCTGCAACCACGCGACTACATCAACAGCCATGAGCTGGTTTTGGCACTCTTCCTGTTGGGGCTTGGCCTGGTTGTCGCTTCGCTTACCGGCGCCGCCAACTTGTTCGCCAGCGCCCCGCCGGTCGCCGAAAATATCCCGCTCGACGCTCCCCCGATTTTCCCGTTTCTGTTCATCACCATTGCGTGCGGCGCCTGTAGCGGCTTCCACTGCTTGGTAAGCAGCGGCACGTCGAGCAAACAGGTCGCCAACGAGAAGGACGCTCAGTACGTCGGCTACGGCGCCATGCTGCTCGAAGGAGCGCTGGCGGTCGTGGTAATTCTCGCCTGCTGTGCCGGCGTCGGCATGGGGCGTTACGAACGAACGCCGGATGGCACTTACCAAGCGGTGATGACGGCCGAAGGACAACCGATGGTCGGCCGCGCCTCATGGGAAGCTCGCTATGACGCTAGCGCCGGCTGGGCGAAGTTTAACAACCTGGGCAACATGGTCGGCGCGTTCGTCGACGGCGGCGCCAACTTCCTGACCGCGATCGGCATTCCGCTTCGCTTGGGTCTCGGGATCATGGCGGTGCTGGTCGCCAGCTTCGCGGCGACGACGCTCGACACGGCGACGCGACTCCAGCGATACGTCCTGCAAGAGCTATTCGCCTCCTCGCCGGTAACCAAGCCTCTCTCCGACAAATACATTGCGACCGGCATCGCAGTTGGTCTCGGCGGCCTGGTGGCGATCTTCGCCGGCAATTCGCCTGGCGCCGGTGGAATGCTGCTGTGGCCGCTGTTTGGCGCCGTCAATCAATTGCTAGCCGGGATGGCGTTGATGGTCACCATCTTCTATCTCTGGCGCCGCAAGATTCCGGTCTGGTTCGCATTGCCGCCGATGATCCTGATGCTTTTCCTGCCGGCGATCGCGACGCTGTGGAACATGTTCAATGGCGACACCGCCTGGTTTATCGAGAAGTACCCGCAACTGGCCTGGCTCGGAGAGTTCTTCCGCGGCGACACCGGCTTCTTCTGGAACGGCAAGTATCTCCTCTTCGGGTTTAGCGTCGGTACGCTGATCCTACAGGCCTGGATGATGGTTGAGGCGGTCCTGATGTGGCCGAAAGCCAAGGGCGTGCTCGAAGAAGCGCTGCCGCCGCTGACGGGAGCCGCTGAAGCAGGCGTAGCCCCCGAGTACGCGACGGCCGGCGGTCAAAACTAA
- a CDS encoding zf-HC2 domain-containing protein produces MNEHDPESWRPCRAGEFAEVARNLVTLRRRRLAIQTVGSLCSVFLVIGIVLWLGPARPIPIYAGISCSQCRNQMPAYRSQTLSVSQMQQMDAHFQHCPGCKRHYDAMSECEEKKDCDKEKCDEVGDCKAVENCKVSRCMLWKCQAQTCKSSCKEAPACEQTPECDAKPH; encoded by the coding sequence ATGAACGAGCACGACCCAGAATCTTGGCGACCCTGCCGAGCCGGCGAATTTGCCGAGGTCGCCCGGAACCTCGTTACGCTCCGTCGTCGCCGCTTGGCGATCCAGACGGTTGGGAGTTTGTGCTCCGTCTTCTTGGTAATTGGCATCGTCCTCTGGTTGGGACCTGCGCGTCCCATTCCGATTTACGCCGGCATCAGCTGCAGCCAGTGCCGGAACCAAATGCCGGCCTACCGTTCGCAAACGCTCAGCGTCAGCCAGATGCAGCAAATGGACGCCCATTTCCAGCACTGCCCCGGCTGCAAAAGGCATTACGATGCGATGAGCGAGTGCGAAGAGAAGAAGGACTGCGATAAAGAGAAATGCGACGAAGTCGGCGACTGCAAAGCGGTGGAGAACTGCAAGGTCTCCCGCTGCATGCTCTGGAAATGCCAGGCACAGACCTGTAAGTCTTCCTGTAAAGAAGCGCCCGCCTGCGAACAGACGCCAGAGTGCGACGCCAAGCCTCACTAG